In the Pelorhabdus rhamnosifermentans genome, AGTCAATTTGGTAAACCTATTTGCAAACAACAGGCGATCGGATTTATGTTAGCTGATATGGCAGCGAAAGTAGAGGGAGCCAGGCTTCTTGTATATCGTGCGGCATATCATATTTCACACGACTTATCTTACGCGAAAGAAGCGGCAATGGCGAAGCTGGTTGCTTCAGATACAGCGATGTCAGTTACAACGGATGCCGTACAAATTTTTGGTGGGTATGGATTTACGCGTGAATATCCCGTCGAACGTATGATGAGGGATGCTAAAATTACCCAGATTTATGAAGGCACGAATCAAGTACAGCGTATGGTTATTTCCGGAAGTATTTTGCGCTAATAGTACGTACTCGGTGTAGCTATGATTTCCGAAAAAAAATTGGGGCGGTGGAAATAATGAGTGAATATCAAAATCTTTTGTTTGAAAATGATAATGGGATCGGAGTCGTTACTATTAATAGGCCTAAAGCACTTAATGCACTAAACGAAGCAACGGTGCGTGAATTGGATAAAATCATTGATGTACTTGCCCAAGATGATTCTGTTAAAGTTGTTATTATCACGGGTAGCGGTGAAAAATCCTTTGTCGCTGGTGCGGATATCGTTGAAATGAAAGATAAGGATGCGATGGAAGGCCGGGAATGGGGGATTTTAGCGCAAGGAGTATTTAATAAACTGGAAGGCTTGGCTAAACCGGTCATTGCGGCTGTAAATGGCTATGCATTAGGCGGTGGCAATGAATTGCAAATGGCATGTGATATTCGGGTTGCTTCCGAAAAAGCAAAATTTGGGCAACCAGAGGTAACACTTGGTATTACTCCAGGTTTTGGTGGAACTCAGCGGCTACCAAGATTAGTGGGAAAAGGAATGGCTAAAAAGCTGCTGTTTACCGCCGATATGATTGATGCCGCTGAGGCCTATCGCATTGGGTTGGTTGATCAATTGGCTCCTGCGGATCAATTGATGGATGCGGCTAAGAAATTGGCCAAAACAATTATGTCCCGCGGACCGATAGCGGTTAAATTGTGCAAGTTCGCAGTTAATAAAGGAATCAACATGGATTTGGAATCGGCAATTCAGTATGAAGATGAAGTTTGGGGCCTGTGCTTTGCAACTGCTGATCAAAAAGAAGGTATGAAAGCGTTTGTTGAGAAGAGAAAGGCTAGTTTTACTGGTAAATAAAATTATATAGAGAGCCTTGAAAGCGTATGAATTCTAATTGATTATTTGATGTCAGATATAAGATGAAAATAGATGATAATCGGATTCTGGGAAACGTTTAATGATACATTAAACTGTTTCCCGATTTTCCGTACAAAGGTATTTATTAACTGAAAAATGTTTTTTTTAGCCGTATCATTCGCTTTGGAAGGGAATGTTATCATGACTAATGGATATTTTTGTGGGGAGTTTAATGAATTTACACGTAACGAAGATGGAAAAAATAGTGATAAGATAACGTTTGATGATAAATTGGTTGTTGGTGGTTATGTATTATTTTTGTTGGGCTTTTTAGGCATACTATGTTGCCAATGAGGGGATTTTGAATATTAAAAGCATTAAAGATAAGTATATCCAATTATGCATATCTCAATTTATGAATAGCGTTACTGTCAATAATTGCAGTCTATTGATTGTTACATCCAGATAGGATTTAATTTAGTATGAGTATTTCAAGGAGGCTTACAATATGGAAATGGTAGTTTGTGTCAAGCAAGTACCTGACACTACAGAAGTTAAAATTGATCCAGTAACAAATACACTTGTGAGGCAAGGTGTGCCAAGCATTGTAAATCCCTTTGACAAAAATGCCTTGGAAGCTGCCCTGCAATTAAAAGAGAAAAATGGCGGCAAGGTAACCGTTGTTTCAATGGGACCCCCTCAGGCCAAAGATGCTTTAAAAGAATGTTTAGCTATGGGGGCTGATGAAGCTTATCTTGTCAGTGACAGAGCTTTTGGTGGTGCCGATACGCTTGCAACAAGCTATACCTTGGC is a window encoding:
- a CDS encoding short-chain-enoyl-CoA hydratase, with protein sequence MSEYQNLLFENDNGIGVVTINRPKALNALNEATVRELDKIIDVLAQDDSVKVVIITGSGEKSFVAGADIVEMKDKDAMEGREWGILAQGVFNKLEGLAKPVIAAVNGYALGGGNELQMACDIRVASEKAKFGQPEVTLGITPGFGGTQRLPRLVGKGMAKKLLFTADMIDAAEAYRIGLVDQLAPADQLMDAAKKLAKTIMSRGPIAVKLCKFAVNKGINMDLESAIQYEDEVWGLCFATADQKEGMKAFVEKRKASFTGK
- a CDS encoding electron transfer flavoprotein subunit beta/FixA family protein, translated to MEMVVCVKQVPDTTEVKIDPVTNTLVRQGVPSIVNPFDKNALEAALQLKEKNGGKVTVVSMGPPQAKDALKECLAMGADEAYLVSDRAFGGADTLATSYTLAAALKKLGKFDLILCGKQAIDGDTAQVGPEMAEHLGIAQITCCSKFEVTG